Proteins from a single region of Diaphorobacter limosus:
- a CDS encoding XrtA system polysaccharide chain length determinant — MDELLSQITTTARGMWIYRRLAMLTIWVVGAIGAGVVLTMPDYYQASARVFVDTQSILRPLMTGIAVQPNIEQQVSMLSRTLINRPTVERLVRMADLDLGSTTKASTDAVVDAVTQSIKIQSTGRDNLYTLSYRDQSPEKAQLVVKSLLTIFVESSLGATRQDSDSARRFLDDQIKTYETKLTEAEGRLKAFKLRNIEMQSEGGLDSAGRASQIENTLSQARLELREAESARAAAAQQLEEMRAQTAKSMAGPAPDVQTPELDARLLAQKQNLDALLQRYTDGHPDVIRTRTLIADLEGQKRKEIDVLRRKLQQTGEVPIAQVNPAAVELSRIYSAAQVQVASLRARVVEYEARVQRVHQQLKVAPQLEAELAQLNRDYQIHQKNYADLVARRESALMSGKLENTSNVAEFRVIDPPRVAPKPVAPNRLLLMPGAMLAAVAAGLGIAFVMSQIRPVFFDGATLRQVTQLPLLGVVGLIPSEEQRRRESRSLKRFIMASVAFLLLYAGGMAALSIRTGALG; from the coding sequence ATGGATGAGCTTCTAAGTCAGATCACTACCACTGCGCGTGGCATGTGGATCTATCGCCGGCTGGCGATGCTGACAATATGGGTGGTTGGTGCGATAGGCGCTGGCGTGGTACTCACCATGCCGGACTATTACCAGGCTTCGGCGCGCGTGTTCGTGGATACGCAGTCCATCTTGCGACCACTCATGACCGGTATTGCCGTGCAGCCCAATATCGAGCAGCAGGTGTCGATGCTGAGCCGCACGCTGATCAACCGGCCGACCGTGGAGCGGCTGGTGCGCATGGCCGACCTTGATCTGGGCTCCACGACCAAGGCCTCAACGGATGCCGTGGTGGATGCTGTCACCCAGTCCATCAAGATCCAATCCACGGGGCGTGACAACCTCTACACCTTGTCCTACCGCGACCAGAGCCCTGAGAAGGCGCAACTCGTGGTGAAGTCGCTGTTGACCATTTTCGTGGAATCCAGCCTGGGAGCAACGCGCCAGGATTCAGACAGCGCACGCCGGTTTCTGGACGACCAGATCAAGACCTACGAGACCAAACTGACCGAGGCAGAAGGGCGCCTCAAGGCATTCAAGCTGCGCAATATTGAGATGCAGTCTGAGGGGGGGCTGGATTCCGCCGGGCGTGCCTCCCAGATAGAAAACACTCTGAGCCAGGCACGGCTTGAGTTGCGTGAAGCCGAAAGCGCTAGGGCTGCCGCAGCACAGCAGCTGGAAGAAATGCGTGCGCAAACCGCCAAATCAATGGCGGGCCCGGCGCCCGACGTGCAGACGCCTGAGCTCGATGCACGCTTGCTTGCGCAAAAGCAGAACCTGGACGCACTGCTGCAGCGCTACACCGACGGTCACCCCGACGTCATCCGGACGCGGACGCTGATCGCCGATCTGGAAGGGCAAAAGCGCAAGGAAATCGACGTATTGCGCCGCAAGCTCCAGCAAACCGGCGAGGTGCCCATTGCCCAGGTCAATCCCGCAGCCGTGGAGCTGAGCCGCATTTATTCCGCAGCCCAGGTGCAGGTGGCTTCACTGCGCGCGCGCGTGGTTGAGTATGAGGCGCGTGTGCAACGTGTTCACCAGCAACTGAAGGTGGCACCGCAGCTCGAGGCAGAGCTGGCACAACTCAACCGTGACTATCAAATTCATCAAAAGAACTATGCCGATCTGGTGGCGCGCCGTGAATCCGCTCTCATGTCGGGAAAGTTGGAAAACACTTCCAATGTGGCCGAATTCCGCGTCATCGATCCTCCGCGTGTGGCCCCCAAGCCTGTTGCACCCAATCGCCTGCTGTTGATGCCGGGAGCAATGCTGGCGGCGGTCGCAGCGGGGCTTGGCATTGCCTTTGTGATGAGTCAGATCAGGCCGGTGTTCTTTGACGGCGCCACCTTGCGGCAGGTGACCCAGTTGCCATTGCTGGGGGTGGTGGGGCTGATCCCGAGCGAAGAGCAGCGCCGACGCGAGTCGCGCAGCTTGAAGCGCTTCATCATGGCGAGCGTTGCATTTTTGCTGCTTTACGCGGGCGGTATGGCCGCATTGTCCATTCGTACAGGTGCCTTGGGGTGA
- a CDS encoding XrtA-associated tyrosine autokinase, protein MTSSIEKAAQRLEQLRKAGAVLPGDKPRVQNPGVPDESQPLNHVPQFAAPAADGDHAAPELRAVSKTVQLDLTALSASGFVTPGSPRSVTTDQYRVIKRPLLENAMGKGASLVTNGNLIMVTSALPGEGKSFTAINLAMSLAMELDHTVMLVDADVTRPSVMSKLGLPPAAGLLDMLRGGQTKLADVLLRTNVEGLTLLPAGLPHDRATELLASDAMTDLLDEMSKRYSDRIIIFDSPPLLLTTEARVLANHMGQVVVVVRAEKTLQSEVEHALSTIEACPIKLLVLNQVRSQGLGAHGYGYGYGHGGYGRATEERMPAAAA, encoded by the coding sequence ATGACCAGCTCAATTGAAAAAGCAGCCCAGAGGCTGGAACAACTGCGCAAGGCGGGCGCGGTGTTGCCCGGCGACAAACCACGGGTGCAGAACCCGGGCGTGCCAGATGAATCCCAGCCCTTGAATCACGTGCCGCAGTTTGCTGCGCCTGCAGCCGATGGCGATCATGCAGCTCCTGAACTGAGGGCGGTTTCGAAAACCGTGCAGCTTGATTTGACAGCCCTGAGTGCCAGCGGTTTTGTGACTCCTGGCTCTCCGCGCTCGGTCACGACGGATCAGTACCGTGTGATCAAACGCCCACTCCTGGAAAATGCCATGGGCAAGGGCGCATCCTTGGTGACAAACGGCAACCTGATCATGGTGACCAGCGCCTTGCCAGGGGAGGGCAAGAGCTTTACGGCTATCAATCTGGCCATGAGCCTGGCCATGGAGCTGGATCACACCGTCATGCTGGTGGATGCCGATGTCACTCGTCCCTCAGTGATGTCCAAGCTGGGCCTGCCGCCTGCCGCGGGATTACTGGACATGCTGCGGGGCGGACAAACAAAGCTGGCCGACGTGCTTCTGCGAACCAACGTGGAGGGGCTGACCCTGCTGCCCGCCGGTTTACCCCACGACCGCGCAACCGAGCTGCTGGCCAGTGACGCAATGACCGACTTGCTCGACGAAATGAGCAAGCGTTATAGCGACCGCATCATTATTTTTGATTCGCCGCCACTGTTGCTGACGACAGAGGCGCGCGTTCTCGCCAATCACATGGGGCAGGTGGTCGTTGTGGTTCGAGCAGAAAAAACACTGCAGTCAGAAGTGGAGCATGCGCTGTCCACCATTGAGGCCTGCCCCATCAAGCTTCTGGTGCTGAATCAGGTGCGCTCCCAGGGCCTGGGTGCACATGGCTATGGCTATGGCTATGGGCATGGCGGTTATGGAAGGGCGACGGAAGAGCGCATGCCGGCAGCGGCCGCATAG
- a CDS encoding TIGR03016 family PEP-CTERM system-associated outer membrane protein: MYLPHVGLVRIPAIGWAAWVLASAPGLVAAQVPDLGSDPQSRTASTQSPAGSGAAARSGSDQPEPRASGQWFEPRISVQHTVTNNSRLIHNGSGDQITEVMPGFRLARDTARLKGFVDYTLRAVNYARDTSPDKIWHNLYARGTVEAVEDHVFVDVDGRAALQPISAFGPAGGANTANTNLTQATSFSVSPYIKGDLTDGLSYEARYRMTDTRYDTAARSNVMVHDWLLQLEKRPLGQLMSWTVEAAQQNAEYTNGRNIDTTALRGRLGYMPRSGLRLVAIGGAESTNQLSPIRETSSILGFGVDWRPSERTSVSFERVKRYFGESHNAVAQYRTGRTVWRYTDKKSVVNGLGDQFGSPSPLYDLLDGFYMRTEPNAIRRMQLVQAEIERMGLPADMQVFQDFLTSSSKLQRLQNLSFAILGQRSTLTVAVMRSDSRLLQGAFSLGDDFSNDSKIRQRGWNISASHRLTPSSGVTLSFGEMRNLGVDTGLETRTRPFIFSWTSLVARRTSVGLQLRRVLSDGNVSQYGESAIMGFITHRF, from the coding sequence ATGTATTTGCCGCATGTAGGTTTGGTACGCATTCCCGCGATTGGTTGGGCGGCATGGGTGTTGGCTTCCGCTCCTGGGCTGGTCGCAGCGCAGGTTCCTGATCTGGGTTCCGATCCACAATCCCGTACTGCTTCCACGCAGTCGCCAGCGGGTAGTGGCGCGGCGGCGCGGTCTGGTAGTGATCAACCGGAGCCGCGGGCGTCAGGCCAGTGGTTCGAGCCACGCATTTCGGTGCAGCACACCGTTACCAATAATTCACGCCTTATCCACAACGGCAGCGGCGACCAGATAACCGAAGTAATGCCAGGTTTTCGCTTGGCAAGGGACACGGCGCGCCTCAAGGGCTTTGTTGACTATACGCTGCGAGCGGTCAACTATGCGCGTGACACCAGTCCAGACAAAATTTGGCATAACCTTTATGCCAGAGGGACGGTGGAAGCCGTCGAAGACCATGTATTTGTCGATGTGGACGGCCGAGCTGCTTTGCAGCCAATATCTGCATTCGGCCCCGCTGGCGGCGCTAACACCGCAAACACCAATCTGACGCAGGCCACATCATTTAGTGTTTCTCCTTACATCAAAGGAGATTTAACTGATGGATTGTCGTATGAGGCGCGGTATCGCATGACGGACACGCGCTACGACACTGCAGCGCGTTCCAATGTGATGGTGCATGACTGGCTTCTTCAGTTGGAAAAACGGCCGTTGGGTCAATTAATGTCGTGGACTGTCGAAGCCGCGCAACAGAATGCCGAATATACCAATGGGCGAAATATAGATACAACGGCCTTGCGCGGGCGTTTGGGCTACATGCCCAGATCGGGTTTGCGTCTTGTGGCGATAGGCGGTGCAGAATCGACCAATCAGTTGTCACCAATACGTGAAACCAGCAGTATTCTTGGATTTGGCGTAGACTGGCGGCCGTCAGAGCGTACCAGCGTGTCTTTTGAACGTGTAAAACGTTATTTTGGCGAGTCGCACAATGCCGTTGCCCAATATCGCACGGGGCGTACTGTATGGAGGTACACGGATAAAAAATCCGTTGTTAATGGATTGGGAGATCAGTTTGGATCGCCGAGCCCTCTATATGATCTGCTGGACGGATTTTATATGCGAACCGAGCCCAATGCCATTCGGCGTATGCAGTTGGTGCAGGCGGAGATAGAGCGGATGGGATTGCCTGCGGATATGCAGGTCTTCCAGGATTTTTTGACATCGTCCAGTAAACTGCAACGATTACAAAATTTATCATTCGCAATATTGGGTCAACGCAGTACATTGACAGTGGCTGTGATGCGATCTGATAGCAGGCTGCTACAAGGTGCTTTCTCGCTTGGCGATGATTTCAGTAATGACAGCAAGATCAGGCAACGGGGTTGGAATATATCGGCGAGTCACCGTCTTACACCAAGCTCAGGTGTCACTCTCAGTTTTGGCGAAATGCGCAACTTGGGTGTTGATACGGGATTGGAGACGCGGACCAGGCCGTTTATATTTTCCTGGACAAGTCTGGTCGCACGACGCACCAGCGTTGGGCTTCAGTTGCGCCGCGTGCTTTCTGATGGAAACGTCAGTCAGTATGGCGAGTCGGCGATTATGGGTTTTATTACGCACCGATTTTGA
- a CDS encoding XrtA/PEP-CTERM system-associated ATPase produces MYEAFYGLTSKPFQLNPDPGFYFSSKQHQRARAYLEYGVMCCEGFIVITGEVGAGKTTIVRGLLDSLDSDSVVAANLVSTQLGADDTLRLVGAAFGVPVNGMSKGDLLMSLEAFFVAQTLQGKRCLLVVDEAQNLQPQAVEELRMLSNFQNGQDALLQTFLVGQPEFREILQSPGMLQLRQRVIATCHLGPLDAEETREYILHRLKCAGAAEKPTFDDEVFDEIYRFAGGVPRRINTLMDRVLLQGFLADKSHIDVELVIGIIHEVQSEMQVPPKTLPPWNTPLRATGGSSAYDTSVDAEYGLDSIELDADVADGISDQLMQMTIEQLRAHLLRIERSVLRQERASLEILMTLQKLVAASRRPRPDSNVSSNG; encoded by the coding sequence ATGTATGAAGCGTTCTACGGGCTGACCAGCAAACCGTTTCAGCTCAATCCTGATCCGGGTTTCTATTTCAGTAGCAAGCAACACCAGCGTGCTCGAGCATATCTCGAGTACGGTGTCATGTGCTGCGAGGGGTTCATCGTCATCACCGGTGAGGTGGGTGCAGGCAAAACCACCATCGTGCGTGGTTTGCTCGATAGCCTTGATTCCGATTCGGTCGTGGCCGCTAATTTGGTCAGTACCCAGTTGGGGGCTGATGACACGCTACGGCTGGTGGGGGCAGCGTTTGGTGTCCCAGTGAATGGGATGTCCAAAGGCGACTTACTGATGTCGCTGGAGGCGTTCTTCGTGGCCCAGACACTCCAGGGCAAGCGCTGCCTGCTGGTGGTTGATGAAGCGCAAAACCTGCAACCTCAGGCGGTTGAGGAGCTGCGCATGCTTTCCAACTTCCAGAACGGGCAGGATGCATTGCTGCAAACCTTTCTGGTTGGGCAGCCAGAGTTTCGAGAAATCCTGCAAAGTCCTGGAATGCTGCAATTGCGCCAGCGTGTCATTGCGACCTGTCATCTCGGCCCCCTGGATGCGGAGGAAACGCGAGAATACATTTTGCACCGGCTCAAATGTGCGGGTGCCGCAGAAAAGCCAACGTTTGATGACGAAGTGTTCGATGAAATCTATCGGTTTGCTGGCGGGGTGCCGCGCCGCATCAATACCTTGATGGACAGAGTGCTGCTTCAGGGCTTCCTCGCTGACAAATCGCATATTGACGTTGAACTGGTGATTGGAATAATTCACGAAGTTCAATCTGAGATGCAGGTTCCGCCAAAGACGTTGCCACCGTGGAATACACCACTGAGAGCCACGGGGGGATCTTCTGCCTACGATACATCCGTTGATGCCGAATACGGCTTGGACTCTATTGAGTTGGATGCAGATGTGGCTGATGGAATTTCAGATCAGCTCATGCAAATGACAATTGAGCAACTGCGCGCGCATTTGTTGCGCATAGAACGCAGCGTGCTGCGACAAGAGCGTGCCAGCCTGGAAATATTGATGACACTGCAAAAGCTGGTGGCGGCAAGCCGGCGGCCACGACCTGATAGCAACGTGTCCAGCAATGGTTAG
- a CDS encoding XrtA system polysaccharide deacetylase, which yields MSITPPITNALTIDVEDYFQVSAFAPYIQRSNWDSRECRVERNVDQILKLLAEHNVQATFFTLGWIAQRYPKLVRAIVDGGHELASHGYGHERVSDLSERQFFDDIHSAKSLLEDIGGVEVQGYRAPSFSIGSQNLWALDTLQRAGYRYSSSIYPIQHDHYGMPDAPRFAYEARDGLMEVPPTTMRMFNRNLPSSGGGYFRLLPYALSRWMLRQVNSKDASPAVFYFHPWEIDKNQPRVEGVGLKTRFRHYVNIGRMEQRLGCLLRDFRWGRMDHIFLPQSVQKASLV from the coding sequence ATGAGTATTACACCACCTATCACCAATGCGTTGACTATTGATGTCGAAGACTATTTTCAGGTGTCGGCATTTGCTCCGTATATTCAACGCAGCAACTGGGATTCTCGAGAGTGCAGGGTTGAGCGCAATGTCGATCAAATATTGAAACTGTTGGCCGAGCACAATGTGCAAGCCACTTTCTTCACTCTTGGATGGATTGCGCAAAGATACCCGAAGCTGGTGCGCGCCATTGTTGATGGTGGGCATGAGCTTGCCAGTCATGGCTATGGGCACGAGCGGGTGAGTGATCTGTCCGAGCGGCAGTTTTTTGACGATATTCACAGCGCCAAGAGCTTGCTTGAAGATATTGGCGGGGTGGAGGTTCAAGGTTACCGCGCCCCCAGTTTTTCCATAGGCTCCCAAAATTTGTGGGCGCTTGATACCTTGCAGCGTGCAGGCTATCGCTATAGTTCCAGCATCTACCCCATTCAGCATGATCATTATGGTATGCCGGATGCGCCGCGGTTCGCCTACGAGGCGCGTGATGGGTTGATGGAGGTGCCACCAACCACCATGCGCATGTTCAATCGCAATCTTCCGTCGAGTGGTGGTGGGTATTTCCGTTTGCTACCCTATGCCTTGTCGCGCTGGATGCTGCGCCAGGTCAATAGCAAGGATGCATCGCCGGCAGTGTTTTATTTTCACCCTTGGGAAATTGACAAAAATCAGCCACGTGTGGAGGGAGTGGGCCTCAAGACACGGTTCAGGCACTATGTGAACATTGGTCGCATGGAGCAACGTCTGGGGTGTTTGTTACGAGATTTCAGATGGGGGCGGATGGATCATATATTTCTACCTCAATCTGTGCAGAAAGCTTCCCTTGTCTGA
- a CDS encoding FemAB family XrtA/PEP-CTERM system-associated protein — protein sequence MACPQATFFHRSGWQVLIEDIFGHDSYFLYAESGGVIRGVLPLGHVKSRLFGKALTSLPFSVYGGVAAVDEETATALELRAQQLARELGVDHLELRNVQRRHADWPLQDLYVTFRKPIEATEEKNLLAIPRKQRAMVRKGIKNGLTSQIDPTADRFFALYADNVHRHGTPAMPKAYFNQLLRVFGPDCEVLTVCAPDGKPVSSVLSFYFRDEVLPYYAGDAEAARELAANDFKYWELMRLACARGLKVFDYGRSKLNTGSYAFKKNWGFEPTPLHYEYQLYKTDSVPQNNPANAKYRLLIATWRRMPIQLANWLGPKIVRNLG from the coding sequence ATGGCCTGCCCTCAGGCTACGTTCTTTCATCGCTCGGGCTGGCAGGTACTGATCGAGGATATTTTTGGTCACGACAGCTATTTTTTGTATGCGGAAAGCGGCGGAGTTATCCGTGGGGTATTGCCCCTGGGGCATGTCAAAAGCCGTTTGTTTGGCAAGGCACTGACCAGCTTGCCATTCTCGGTTTACGGCGGTGTGGCTGCGGTCGATGAAGAGACGGCTACAGCGCTCGAACTGAGGGCGCAACAGCTGGCACGAGAGCTGGGCGTGGATCACCTGGAGTTGCGCAATGTGCAGCGCCGGCACGCGGACTGGCCCCTGCAGGATCTCTACGTCACCTTTCGCAAGCCCATCGAGGCAACCGAAGAGAAAAATCTGCTGGCCATTCCGCGCAAACAACGCGCGATGGTGCGCAAGGGCATCAAGAATGGCTTGACGTCGCAGATCGATCCCACGGCCGATCGATTCTTTGCGCTGTATGCCGACAACGTCCATCGCCACGGCACGCCGGCGATGCCCAAGGCGTATTTCAATCAATTGCTGCGCGTATTTGGCCCTGACTGCGAAGTGTTGACGGTGTGCGCTCCCGATGGCAAGCCCGTGAGTAGCGTGCTGAGTTTTTATTTTCGCGATGAGGTGCTTCCTTACTACGCTGGCGATGCAGAGGCCGCGCGTGAGCTCGCCGCCAATGACTTCAAGTATTGGGAGCTGATGCGGCTTGCCTGCGCGCGTGGCCTGAAGGTGTTTGACTATGGGCGCAGCAAGCTGAATACGGGTTCGTATGCGTTCAAGAAAAATTGGGGTTTCGAACCCACGCCGTTGCACTACGAATATCAGCTATACAAAACTGACAGCGTGCCGCAGAACAACCCCGCGAATGCCAAGTATCGGTTGCTGATCGCCACCTGGCGCCGCATGCCGATTCAGCTGGCCAATTGGCTCGGGCCCAAGATCGTGCGCAATCTTGGATAG
- a CDS encoding TIGR03087 family PEP-CTERM/XrtA system glycosyltransferase → MAAVSNILFLVHRLPYPPNKGDKVRSYHLLRHLQKNHRVFLGTFIDDPDDVQHLPVLQAMCKDLHVEHIEPRSAKIKSLSGLLTGEPLTLTYYRNAGMQRWVQQTVAEHKLQACVVFSSAMAQYAQPLLPDLPMLVDFVDVDSAKWTQYAPAHRWPLSMVYRREGRRLLAYERAVAAQAHCSYFVTPNETALFVSQAPEAKGRVQSMGNGVDCDFFKPDARFATPFEQGEEALVFTGAMDYWPNIDGVSWFVADMLPHLLASHPSLRFYIVGRSPSPQVKALAGPHVVVTGTVPDVRPYLQHASAVVAPLRVARGIQNKILEAMAMQQPVVTVNSCADAIGASAGQGLLRADKPEEFVTALLGLLESPADRAALGERARHYVEHECSWQAHLKKIDHDLASTFAPSDASANPIATATA, encoded by the coding sequence ATGGCCGCCGTGAGCAACATTCTTTTTCTGGTGCATAGACTGCCTTATCCGCCCAACAAGGGGGACAAGGTGCGCTCTTACCACCTGCTGCGTCATTTGCAGAAGAACCACAGGGTATTTCTGGGCACGTTTATCGACGACCCGGACGATGTGCAGCACCTGCCTGTATTGCAAGCCATGTGCAAGGACTTGCACGTGGAGCACATTGAGCCGCGCAGCGCCAAGATCAAAAGCCTGAGCGGCCTGCTGACCGGTGAGCCGCTGACCCTGACCTACTACAGAAATGCCGGCATGCAACGGTGGGTGCAGCAGACCGTGGCCGAGCACAAATTGCAGGCTTGTGTCGTGTTTTCATCCGCCATGGCGCAGTACGCCCAGCCGCTGCTGCCGGACCTGCCGATGCTGGTCGATTTTGTTGATGTGGACTCCGCCAAGTGGACCCAGTACGCGCCCGCGCATCGCTGGCCGTTGTCGATGGTGTACCGGCGCGAGGGGCGGCGGCTCCTGGCCTATGAACGCGCGGTAGCCGCGCAGGCGCATTGCTCGTATTTTGTGACGCCGAATGAGACAGCCCTGTTTGTCTCGCAAGCACCCGAAGCCAAGGGCCGCGTCCAATCCATGGGCAATGGGGTGGATTGCGATTTCTTCAAACCCGACGCACGGTTCGCCACCCCCTTTGAGCAGGGCGAGGAAGCCCTGGTTTTTACCGGTGCGATGGACTATTGGCCGAATATCGACGGCGTGAGCTGGTTCGTGGCCGACATGCTGCCGCACCTGCTTGCCAGCCACCCCAGCCTGCGTTTTTATATCGTGGGCCGCAGCCCTTCACCGCAGGTGAAGGCCCTGGCCGGCCCCCATGTGGTGGTCACGGGCACGGTGCCCGATGTGCGCCCCTATTTGCAGCACGCCAGTGCCGTGGTGGCGCCGTTGCGCGTGGCGCGCGGCATTCAGAACAAGATCCTGGAAGCCATGGCCATGCAGCAGCCGGTGGTCACCGTCAACAGCTGCGCGGACGCCATTGGTGCCAGTGCGGGGCAGGGTTTGCTGCGCGCCGACAAGCCCGAAGAATTCGTGACTGCGCTGCTCGGGCTGCTGGAGTCGCCTGCCGACAGGGCTGCGCTGGGCGAGCGCGCCCGGCACTACGTCGAGCATGAATGCAGCTGGCAAGCCCACCTGAAGAAAATTGATCACGACCTGGCCAGCACGTTTGCACCGTCGGATGCGAGCGCAAACCCCATCGCCACCGCTACCGCATGA
- the xrtA gene encoding exosortase A, which produces MTATKPLLPAYWHRPLAAFVLLLAVILAAYWHSAWGMAMTWTRSETYAHGFVVPLITLWLVWRQRAVLAGMVPRPGSLAWLLMAGAAALWLAGDLVAVNAATQLALVALIVLAVPAVLGWQVTRALAFPLAFLFFAVPIGDFLLPRMMEWTADFTVLALRASGIPVYREGLQFIIPSGAWSVVEACSGIRYLIASVTAGCLFAYLSYQSMLKRVVFIGVAIVVPLVANWVRAYLIVLLGHLSGNTLATGVDHLIYGWLFFGLVIGVMFLIGARWVDPPAPAPKAMTLAQADAPRQATWLGLALALVMVLAPYGVHAMLGLTAQTAPVQLAQPQVAAPWTAAAQPPNTWVPMFRHASADLNMGLLDAQGKPTGLHISYYRQQNYERKLISSENVLVFSNDPVWSRVTSGAAAVRLQGQPLQVESAVIRNNTRGMAVGGERFLAWRFYWVHGVFTASDYVGKLQGALGRITGWGDDSAHIVIYAPLSGEMDAKEAEADAAARLQAYLDSQGGALLAALKQTRGRD; this is translated from the coding sequence ATGACGGCCACCAAGCCATTGCTACCCGCCTACTGGCACCGTCCCCTGGCCGCATTCGTGCTGCTGCTGGCGGTGATTCTGGCCGCCTATTGGCATTCCGCCTGGGGCATGGCCATGACATGGACGCGCTCCGAGACCTACGCCCATGGGTTTGTCGTTCCCCTCATCACGCTGTGGTTGGTGTGGCGCCAGCGTGCCGTGCTGGCAGGCATGGTGCCGCGCCCCGGCAGCCTGGCGTGGCTCCTCATGGCGGGGGCCGCCGCGCTGTGGCTGGCCGGTGACCTGGTGGCCGTGAATGCCGCCACCCAGTTGGCTCTGGTGGCGTTGATCGTGCTGGCCGTACCCGCGGTGCTGGGCTGGCAGGTCACTCGGGCGCTGGCGTTTCCGTTGGCTTTTTTGTTCTTCGCAGTGCCCATTGGCGACTTCCTGCTGCCGCGCATGATGGAGTGGACTGCCGACTTCACCGTGCTGGCCCTGCGTGCAAGCGGCATTCCGGTGTATCGCGAAGGGCTGCAGTTCATCATTCCCTCTGGGGCGTGGTCGGTGGTTGAGGCATGCAGCGGCATTCGCTACCTGATTGCATCGGTGACGGCCGGCTGCCTGTTTGCCTATCTCAGCTACCAGAGCATGCTCAAGCGCGTGGTGTTCATTGGCGTGGCGATCGTGGTTCCGCTGGTGGCCAACTGGGTGCGCGCCTACCTCATCGTCCTGTTGGGGCACCTCTCGGGCAACACCCTCGCCACAGGTGTGGACCACCTCATTTATGGCTGGTTGTTCTTTGGCCTGGTCATTGGCGTGATGTTTCTCATTGGTGCGCGCTGGGTGGATCCGCCAGCGCCGGCGCCCAAGGCCATGACGCTGGCACAGGCAGATGCACCCCGGCAAGCGACATGGCTTGGCCTGGCGCTGGCCCTCGTGATGGTGCTGGCGCCCTATGGCGTGCACGCCATGCTGGGCCTGACGGCGCAGACAGCGCCGGTTCAGCTGGCCCAACCCCAGGTGGCCGCGCCCTGGACTGCCGCAGCGCAGCCCCCCAACACCTGGGTGCCCATGTTTCGCCATGCATCCGCTGACCTGAACATGGGGCTGCTGGACGCACAGGGCAAGCCAACAGGCCTGCATATCAGCTACTACCGCCAGCAGAACTACGAGCGCAAGCTCATCAGCTCCGAAAACGTACTGGTCTTCAGCAATGACCCGGTATGGTCGCGCGTGACCAGCGGGGCAGCAGCGGTGCGGCTGCAAGGCCAGCCCTTGCAGGTCGAAAGCGCGGTAATCCGCAACAACACGCGCGGCATGGCTGTCGGGGGCGAGCGCTTTCTGGCCTGGCGCTTTTACTGGGTGCACGGCGTATTCACAGCCAGTGACTACGTGGGCAAGCTCCAGGGCGCCCTGGGGCGCATCACCGGCTGGGGTGACGACAGCGCCCACATCGTGATCTATGCCCCGCTGTCAGGAGAGATGGACGCGAAGGAAGCCGAGGCAGATGCTGCCGCACGTCTTCAGGCTTACCTGGACAGCCAGGGCGGCGCGCTGCTGGCCGCCCTGAAACAAACACGAGGGCGCGACTGA